Proteins encoded together in one Bacteroides ovatus window:
- a CDS encoding RagB/SusD family nutrient uptake outer membrane protein: MKKILTGFVFCLSITSCSLDTIPTSQYVEDNFWKTPEQIEAGLVACYSTMYNVYMYGSNLIFSETGTPNAYNYNGTYGWRVIGDGSVNSINSDIVNGKWGACYQGIGRCNTFIAGAPSFVISEEDKKEMVGEAKFLRALFYFDLTNMYGDAPLILDKPDVNTQSFLPRDPKAKIIAQVIQDLKDAFSALPATSSQTGRANKWAAKALLARVYLYNEMWEEAEKAAEEVINSKKYSLFSDYRNLFSRDHENNQEVIFDVQYLYPTFVHSGNGLDVVLRQFNSIAPTLDLVKAYDMKDGSSYTDGKDLYIDRDPRFYATIVHPGATYMGQIVTNDKFINTGYTFKKYSRYDTAAATIDDKNDINIILMRYADILMIYAEARNERLDKPDQPIYDGINEVRNRPSVKMPLFDKTKDNFTKEQMRERIRHERRIEFAGEGWYYNDIRRWKIAKELMNGSTVQKYDGSIIERRIFNDKNYLFPLPQQEVNDNPNLLPNNPGW; encoded by the coding sequence ATGAAGAAAATATTAACTGGATTTGTTTTTTGTCTTTCTATAACAAGCTGTTCTCTAGACACGATTCCCACAAGCCAGTATGTAGAAGATAATTTTTGGAAAACCCCTGAACAAATTGAGGCAGGTTTGGTAGCCTGTTATAGTACGATGTATAATGTATATATGTACGGAAGTAATTTAATTTTTAGTGAAACCGGAACCCCTAACGCCTACAATTATAATGGAACTTATGGATGGCGAGTAATTGGCGATGGCTCAGTAAATTCTATAAATTCAGATATTGTCAATGGTAAATGGGGAGCTTGTTACCAAGGTATCGGACGTTGCAATACATTTATAGCCGGTGCTCCTTCTTTTGTTATTTCAGAAGAAGATAAAAAGGAGATGGTAGGAGAAGCAAAATTCCTGCGTGCGTTGTTTTATTTTGATCTTACTAACATGTATGGTGATGCTCCATTAATTTTAGATAAACCGGATGTAAATACACAGTCATTTCTGCCTAGAGATCCGAAAGCTAAAATTATAGCTCAGGTTATTCAAGATCTGAAAGATGCTTTTTCTGCATTGCCAGCAACTTCTTCCCAAACAGGAAGAGCCAATAAATGGGCCGCAAAAGCATTACTAGCACGTGTCTATCTATACAATGAGATGTGGGAAGAGGCAGAAAAAGCAGCTGAAGAAGTGATAAACTCCAAAAAGTATTCCCTCTTTTCAGACTACCGTAATCTCTTTTCAAGAGATCATGAAAACAATCAAGAAGTGATCTTTGATGTACAATACCTGTACCCAACTTTTGTTCATTCGGGTAACGGGTTGGATGTCGTACTTCGCCAATTCAACTCAATTGCTCCAACCTTAGATTTGGTAAAAGCTTACGATATGAAAGATGGTTCATCGTACACCGATGGAAAAGATTTATATATAGATAGAGATCCTCGTTTCTATGCAACTATCGTTCATCCCGGTGCCACTTATATGGGACAGATTGTAACAAACGATAAATTCATAAATACCGGTTATACGTTCAAGAAATATTCACGTTATGACACAGCTGCCGCCACCATAGACGATAAGAATGATATCAATATTATTCTTATGCGCTATGCTGATATACTTATGATATATGCGGAAGCACGAAATGAACGTTTAGATAAACCAGATCAACCTATATACGATGGCATAAACGAGGTACGTAATCGTCCTAGCGTAAAGATGCCTTTATTTGATAAAACAAAAGATAATTTTACAAAAGAGCAGATGCGTGAAAGAATACGTCATGAACGCCGCATCGAATTTGCAGGTGAAGGTTGGTATTACAATGATATACGCCGCTGGAAAATCGCAAAGGAACTAATGAACGGTAGTACCGTACAAAAGTATGATGGTTCCATTATTGAAAGACGTATATTTAACGATAAGAATTATTTATTTCCACTTCCACAGCAAGAAGTGAATGATAATCCGAATCTATTACCCAATAATCCCGGTTGGTAA
- a CDS encoding arylsulfatase gives MFFLPVMCPSGTKAQNPDQRPNIIYILADDIGYGDLGCYGQQKIETPNLDQLAAKGMRFTQHYSGSAVSSPSRCSLMTGLHTGHAYIRGNDELPERGDIENYLAVLADSTLEGQRPMPEGTITVASLLKQAGYTTGCVGTWCLGYPGSSSTPRKMGFDFFYGYHCQRQAHDYYPPFLWRNEHREYLPNRLLSPNQKFDATADPNKKESYEFLVSKSYAPELMLHEVLSFVKRHKERPFFLYWPTPIAHVPLQAPQRWIDYYVKKFGDESPYLGDKGYFPCRYPKATYAAMVSYMDEQVGCLVELLKECGIYENTLILFSSDDGPTHNGGVNAPWFDSAGPFKSEKGWGKGSLREGGIRVPMIVHWHDQITAGSVSDHICAFWDVLPTLGEISGYSYKKTDGISFFPTLKGNRQGVHEYLYWELPEGKGSKAIRMGKWKGYLSNIKNGNRCVELYDLETDPQEQYNLSSIYPNVVKEIEKKMKKAHTESPVTNYKL, from the coding sequence ATGTTCTTTTTGCCTGTAATGTGTCCATCAGGAACAAAAGCTCAGAATCCGGATCAACGACCAAACATTATTTATATTTTGGCGGATGATATCGGTTATGGGGATCTAGGGTGCTATGGGCAGCAAAAGATAGAAACGCCGAATCTAGATCAGTTAGCTGCAAAAGGTATGCGGTTTACCCAACATTATTCCGGTTCTGCGGTTTCTTCTCCTTCTCGTTGTTCATTAATGACAGGATTACATACGGGACATGCCTATATCCGTGGAAATGACGAATTACCTGAACGAGGTGATATTGAGAATTATTTGGCTGTATTGGCAGATTCTACTTTAGAGGGGCAACGTCCGATGCCTGAAGGTACGATAACGGTGGCATCCTTATTAAAGCAAGCAGGTTATACAACCGGTTGCGTTGGTACATGGTGTTTAGGCTATCCAGGATCAAGTTCTACTCCCCGCAAAATGGGCTTCGATTTTTTCTATGGGTATCATTGTCAACGACAGGCACATGATTATTATCCACCTTTTCTGTGGCGAAACGAACATCGGGAATATCTGCCTAATCGCCTTCTTTCACCAAATCAGAAATTCGATGCAACAGCCGACCCTAATAAGAAAGAAAGTTATGAATTCCTTGTCTCCAAATCTTACGCACCGGAGTTAATGCTTCATGAGGTCCTTTCATTTGTAAAACGACACAAAGAACGTCCTTTCTTTCTATATTGGCCTACTCCCATTGCACATGTACCATTGCAAGCACCTCAACGCTGGATTGATTATTATGTAAAAAAATTCGGTGACGAGTCCCCTTATTTGGGTGACAAAGGATACTTCCCTTGTCGCTATCCAAAAGCTACATACGCTGCCATGGTTAGTTATATGGATGAGCAAGTCGGCTGTCTGGTTGAATTATTAAAAGAATGCGGGATTTATGAAAACACATTAATCCTATTCAGCAGTGATGACGGACCGACTCACAACGGAGGAGTGAATGCTCCTTGGTTTGATAGTGCAGGACCCTTCAAATCGGAAAAGGGCTGGGGAAAAGGCAGTTTACGTGAAGGTGGTATCCGAGTGCCAATGATTGTTCATTGGCACGATCAGATCACCGCCGGATCTGTCAGCGATCATATTTGCGCCTTTTGGGATGTGTTGCCTACATTAGGCGAAATTAGCGGCTATTCCTACAAAAAAACAGATGGCATCAGTTTTTTTCCTACTTTGAAAGGCAACCGTCAAGGAGTGCATGAATATCTTTATTGGGAGCTTCCGGAAGGGAAAGGTTCGAAAGCTATCCGCATGGGAAAATGGAAAGGATATCTTTCTAATATTAAAAACGGAAACCGTTGTGTAGAGTTGTATGATCTGGAAACAGATCCGCAAGAACAGTACAATCTTTCATCTATTTATCCGAATGTAGTGAAGGAAATAGAGAAAAAGATGAAAAAAGCTCATACGGAATCCCCTGTTACTAATTACAAATTATAA
- a CDS encoding alpha-L-rhamnosidase C-terminal domain-containing protein, with amino-acid sequence MRTQLIIILSLLNVCLVPAQERDTRVRTYITPTRIVWQQDSDHITNCNFLLNQGDGQAYWGAYYDYESIDTGLQGKKEKTVKAATYCRLSSTDGARPAILLDFGKELHGGVQLVTGAWPSHKPVKIRLRYGESVSEAMSDIDGKGGATNDHAIRDQELILPWLGVYETGNSGFRFVRIDLLDTDAILELKEVRAISIMRDIPYRGSFQCNDEKLNTIWRTGAYTVHLNMQNHLWDGIKRDRLVWIGDSYPEVMTVNSVFGYNEVVPKSLDLMRDITPLPHWMNAGFSSYSIWWLLCHYEWYRYHGNKAYLEQSRDYITALLRQLMTQIAPDGQECLDGTRFLDWPSNSNKDAIAAGLQALMVWGMRVGVEFAELFEDRQLSNDCKAAEKKLVKAASKVYKKFLASCPAPDAPGSKQVTALMTITGLIDAPKADKEFLSINGAQGFSTFYGYYMLEAMAMAGNYQGALDVIREYWGAMIDLGATSFWEDFDINWIPNAAPIDELVPEGKKDIHGDCGAYCYVGFRHSLCHGWASGPTSWLSRHILGVEVIEPGCRQVRITPHLGDLQWVKGTFPTPYGELQIYHEKQANGNVISEVKAPKGVSVIK; translated from the coding sequence ATGAGAACACAACTGATAATTATATTGTCGCTGTTGAATGTATGTTTGGTGCCTGCCCAAGAGCGTGATACGCGTGTGCGTACCTACATTACTCCCACCCGGATTGTTTGGCAACAAGACAGTGATCACATCACTAATTGTAATTTTCTGTTAAACCAGGGAGATGGTCAGGCTTATTGGGGAGCGTATTACGATTACGAATCAATAGATACCGGTTTACAAGGCAAGAAAGAGAAAACGGTCAAAGCCGCCACATATTGCCGACTATCTTCTACCGATGGGGCTCGTCCAGCTATTCTGCTTGATTTCGGGAAAGAACTTCATGGCGGAGTACAATTAGTCACTGGTGCCTGGCCAAGCCATAAGCCGGTAAAAATCCGTCTTCGTTATGGCGAATCGGTCAGTGAAGCAATGTCCGACATAGACGGCAAAGGAGGAGCGACAAACGACCATGCTATTAGAGATCAAGAGCTTATCCTTCCATGGCTCGGAGTATATGAAACAGGAAACTCCGGTTTTCGTTTTGTGCGCATTGATCTATTGGATACAGACGCAATACTTGAGCTTAAGGAGGTCCGTGCAATCTCTATCATGCGCGATATTCCGTATCGCGGTTCTTTCCAATGTAATGATGAGAAACTTAACACAATATGGCGGACGGGAGCTTATACCGTTCACCTGAATATGCAGAATCATCTCTGGGATGGAATTAAACGAGACCGTTTGGTCTGGATAGGTGATTCCTATCCAGAGGTGATGACTGTAAACTCCGTGTTCGGTTACAATGAAGTGGTACCTAAAAGTTTGGATTTAATGCGTGATATCACGCCATTGCCACATTGGATGAATGCAGGATTCTCCTCTTATTCTATCTGGTGGCTGTTGTGTCATTATGAATGGTATCGCTATCATGGAAATAAAGCCTATCTGGAACAATCACGTGATTATATTACAGCTTTATTGAGACAATTAATGACTCAAATAGCCCCCGATGGGCAGGAATGTCTGGATGGCACTCGTTTTTTGGATTGGCCATCGAATAGCAACAAAGACGCAATTGCGGCAGGGCTCCAAGCCTTAATGGTTTGGGGAATGCGAGTCGGAGTTGAATTTGCAGAACTATTTGAAGACAGACAATTGTCTAATGACTGTAAAGCTGCCGAGAAGAAGTTGGTAAAAGCTGCATCCAAAGTTTATAAAAAGTTTTTAGCTTCCTGTCCGGCTCCCGATGCGCCCGGCTCCAAGCAAGTGACTGCATTAATGACGATTACAGGATTAATTGATGCCCCAAAAGCTGATAAAGAGTTCCTCTCAATAAATGGTGCACAGGGCTTCTCTACTTTTTATGGCTATTATATGTTGGAAGCAATGGCTATGGCCGGCAATTATCAAGGAGCATTAGACGTGATTCGTGAATATTGGGGAGCAATGATCGACTTGGGAGCCACTAGTTTTTGGGAAGATTTCGATATCAATTGGATTCCGAATGCAGCCCCCATCGACGAACTAGTACCGGAAGGGAAAAAAGATATTCATGGTGACTGTGGCGCTTATTGCTATGTAGGCTTCCGTCATAGTTTGTGTCACGGTTGGGCTTCAGGACCAACTTCTTGGTTGAGCCGTCACATTTTAGGTGTGGAAGTAATAGAACCAGGATGTCGTCAAGTACGTATAACTCCTCATTTAGGCGATTTACAGTGGGTGAAAGGTACATTTCCAACTCCTTATGGCGAACTACAAATTTACCATGAGAAGCAAGCAAATGGCAATGTAATATCAGAGGTGAAAGCCCCTAAGGGAGTATCAGTCATCAAATAG
- a CDS encoding family 20 glycosylhydrolase, whose translation MHIINKILILGSWLVVLLLVHTSCTNSVDHSERTLKLLPEPAQLTVGKEAFILQDDMIISINAPSLKSAADYLVTILQRATGYKFVVTEEGRGHIQLCIDEKLPHKEGNYTLKVTSNQIHISSANYAGVIAAISTIRQMFPVEIEASTVVWDTVWSIPTVSIIDEPRFAWRGILLDVARHFFSKEEVKELLDVMALYKMNKFHWHLTDDQGWRIEIKKYPLLTEKGAWRTFNDQDRICMSRSKREQNPSLAIPSDKLRIIEGDTLYGGFYTQEDIREIIRYAAVRGIDVIPEIDMPGHMQTAVSLYANVSCFPQKEAPMNISSPVCPGKESALEFCKNVYDEIFRLFPSEYVHLGADEVSKKNWEKCSDCQKRMKVNNLKTEEELQSWFIHQMEQYFNENGKRLIGWDEILQGGVSPTATVMWWQSYEKEVVKKSIAQGNSVILCPNYDFYLDYSEIGQSTRLICESVSLLDSLNESQSKQILGVQGNIWGEFIPSRERMHYMAFPRLLAIAETGWSQAANYNWKSFQRRMTGQFNRLDALGIDYRMADLEGFCNTNTFIGETKVNVISPDPDVVIHYTDDGTEPTEKSAVYTTPISIRDSASFAFRAYRPNGKSSKVFHASYKKQNGYIPAVDIKAPKKKGLMLTWYEGDIPSCQVIENYHLKEKRTIDDIYIPSEVGNSKVGLIFTGYFYVSVDGIYSFSLSSDEGSTLKVDEEMIIDNGGRHLRNEVSSQRALAKGWHPLEVRYFDFNGGCLSLKMHDASGKQIKPIYNH comes from the coding sequence ATGCATATTATTAATAAAATATTAATATTGGGGAGTTGGCTGGTTGTTCTATTGTTAGTCCATACTTCATGCACAAACTCTGTTGACCATTCGGAAAGGACATTAAAATTACTTCCTGAACCTGCCCAGTTAACAGTAGGAAAAGAAGCATTCATTCTACAGGACGATATGATTATCAGCATCAATGCCCCCTCTTTAAAATCGGCAGCAGATTATTTAGTTACCATCTTGCAACGTGCCACTGGTTATAAGTTTGTTGTTACAGAAGAGGGAAGAGGGCATATTCAACTATGTATAGATGAAAAATTACCTCACAAAGAAGGCAATTACACATTAAAGGTTACCTCGAACCAAATACACATATCTTCGGCGAATTATGCCGGTGTAATAGCCGCTATATCAACAATCCGTCAAATGTTTCCTGTTGAAATAGAAGCATCAACCGTTGTTTGGGATACAGTTTGGTCAATACCAACTGTTTCTATCATAGATGAACCACGTTTTGCATGGAGAGGCATACTACTTGATGTAGCTCGCCATTTTTTCAGTAAAGAAGAAGTGAAAGAGTTGTTAGATGTTATGGCACTTTATAAGATGAATAAGTTTCATTGGCATCTGACTGATGATCAGGGGTGGCGCATTGAAATCAAGAAATATCCCCTACTGACAGAGAAAGGGGCATGGCGTACATTTAATGACCAAGATCGTATTTGCATGAGTCGTTCAAAAAGAGAACAAAATCCCTCTCTTGCCATTCCTTCTGATAAATTACGAATTATAGAAGGGGATACTCTATATGGGGGGTTCTATACACAGGAAGATATACGTGAAATTATAAGGTATGCAGCAGTACGTGGCATCGACGTAATTCCAGAGATAGACATGCCGGGACATATGCAAACAGCAGTTAGCCTTTATGCGAATGTATCTTGTTTTCCACAAAAAGAAGCACCGATGAATATTTCTTCTCCTGTTTGTCCGGGTAAAGAGAGTGCCTTAGAGTTTTGCAAGAACGTGTATGACGAGATTTTCCGACTATTCCCTTCTGAATATGTACACTTAGGAGCGGATGAAGTTTCAAAAAAGAATTGGGAAAAGTGTTCAGACTGTCAGAAACGTATGAAAGTAAACAACTTAAAGACAGAAGAAGAACTGCAATCATGGTTCATTCATCAAATGGAACAATATTTCAATGAAAATGGAAAACGTTTGATTGGCTGGGATGAAATATTGCAAGGTGGAGTGTCGCCTACGGCTACAGTGATGTGGTGGCAAAGCTATGAAAAAGAGGTTGTAAAAAAATCCATAGCCCAAGGTAATTCGGTCATTCTTTGCCCGAACTACGATTTCTATTTGGATTATTCCGAAATAGGACAGTCCACTCGTCTGATTTGTGAATCAGTATCTTTATTGGACTCATTGAACGAATCTCAATCCAAACAAATATTAGGAGTACAAGGAAACATTTGGGGTGAGTTCATTCCTTCCCGTGAACGAATGCATTATATGGCATTTCCTCGGTTACTCGCCATCGCAGAGACAGGTTGGTCACAAGCTGCAAATTACAATTGGAAAAGCTTCCAGAGACGCATGACCGGACAATTCAATCGTTTAGATGCATTGGGAATAGATTACCGCATGGCTGATTTGGAAGGATTTTGCAACACAAATACTTTTATCGGTGAAACTAAAGTAAATGTCATTTCCCCTGATCCAGACGTTGTTATCCATTATACTGACGATGGCACAGAGCCAACCGAAAAATCGGCAGTATACACCACTCCTATATCCATCCGCGATTCTGCAAGTTTTGCGTTCCGCGCATATCGCCCCAATGGAAAATCAAGTAAAGTTTTCCATGCTTCTTATAAAAAGCAGAATGGATATATTCCAGCGGTAGATATTAAAGCTCCGAAAAAAAAGGGATTAATGCTTACATGGTATGAAGGCGACATTCCTTCTTGCCAAGTAATAGAAAATTACCATTTAAAAGAAAAGAGAACCATCGACGATATATATATTCCTTCAGAAGTAGGCAACAGTAAAGTAGGTTTAATTTTTACCGGTTATTTTTACGTATCGGTTGACGGTATCTATTCATTCAGCCTTTCATCTGATGAAGGAAGTACATTAAAAGTAGATGAAGAAATGATTATAGACAACGGAGGCCGACATTTGAGGAATGAAGTTTCAAGTCAACGTGCATTGGCAAAAGGATGGCATCCGTTAGAAGTTCGTTACTTCGATTTCAATGGTGGATGTTTGTCGTTAAAGATGCATGATGCTTCAGGCAAACAAATAAAACCAATATACAACCATTAA
- a CDS encoding LamG-like jellyroll fold domain-containing protein, with protein sequence MKKKLLMNVWIMLALFTCVGISSCSDNDEDGTKGHQVLRLVDKSGNPIGGISGGDCNLTGSAENLTLRVMSDLDWEITISEGNEWFKADITKGSGSKEISFTVAENEGLEERKATVILSTTQNSSVQDFVLNCIQPGGPRLIVTPENTSVEKEGKDVTIAINTNLPSLKCIIPENVKWITQKSLTNKQLILTVAASDIAKIRTATVEITSESAAYPTTKSIEIRQAGAVDMAELLDVKFNADGTAEDLSAMKMPIKAFAGSTLSMIENETFGYIAKFDPVTINANKITSGFYIVDFTQNLIFQNAIADGFSMELYVTAKDYGESGPIPMGCHGGGGVAITWQDKDNYWTFEPYIGNYSACNTPPLGEVPEETWYHVVGVWDGTGSAGAIKLYLDGEIKAERAPAKGNSFQFPGNKWFVIGGDAGAANEADRAYKGQIAVARIYDRALTAEEVKLLYDTLEE encoded by the coding sequence ATGAAAAAGAAATTATTAATGAATGTATGGATAATGCTTGCATTATTCACATGTGTAGGTATTTCTTCTTGTTCAGACAACGACGAAGACGGCACAAAAGGACATCAAGTATTACGTTTAGTTGATAAAAGTGGAAATCCAATTGGCGGTATCAGTGGTGGAGACTGTAATTTGACTGGTAGCGCTGAAAACCTGACGCTGAGAGTGATGTCCGATTTAGACTGGGAAATAACTATTTCCGAAGGCAACGAATGGTTTAAAGCCGACATCACAAAAGGAAGCGGTTCAAAAGAGATTTCATTTACAGTAGCCGAAAATGAAGGATTGGAAGAAAGAAAAGCTACAGTGATATTATCGACCACCCAGAATTCATCTGTTCAAGATTTCGTATTGAATTGTATTCAGCCAGGTGGACCAAGATTAATAGTGACTCCTGAGAATACTTCTGTCGAAAAAGAAGGGAAAGATGTCACCATTGCAATTAACACTAATTTACCTTCATTGAAATGTATCATACCTGAAAATGTTAAATGGATTACTCAAAAATCATTAACAAACAAACAGTTAATTCTTACAGTAGCAGCAAGTGATATCGCAAAAATACGTACTGCAACGGTGGAAATTACTTCTGAGTCGGCCGCTTATCCTACAACAAAAAGCATAGAAATCAGGCAAGCGGGTGCTGTGGATATGGCAGAGTTACTCGATGTTAAGTTCAATGCAGATGGTACTGCAGAAGATCTTTCTGCGATGAAAATGCCTATTAAAGCATTTGCCGGTTCTACTTTGAGCATGATTGAAAATGAAACTTTTGGTTATATTGCAAAATTCGACCCGGTAACAATAAATGCGAATAAAATTACCAGTGGTTTCTATATTGTTGATTTCACCCAAAACTTAATTTTCCAAAATGCAATTGCCGATGGATTCTCAATGGAATTATATGTAACTGCTAAAGATTACGGAGAAAGCGGTCCGATTCCGATGGGGTGTCATGGTGGTGGCGGTGTTGCCATTACTTGGCAAGATAAAGATAACTATTGGACTTTTGAACCCTATATAGGTAATTATTCAGCTTGTAATACGCCTCCACTGGGTGAAGTGCCAGAAGAAACATGGTACCATGTAGTGGGTGTCTGGGATGGTACAGGAAGTGCAGGTGCCATTAAATTGTATCTAGATGGAGAAATCAAGGCAGAAAGAGCCCCTGCTAAGGGTAATTCATTCCAATTTCCAGGAAATAAATGGTTCGTAATTGGTGGAGACGCTGGTGCTGCAAATGAAGCAGACAGAGCCTATAAAGGTCAAATTGCCGTAGCTCGTATATATGACCGTGCTTTGACAGCCGAAGAGGTTAAACTATTATATGATACATTGGAAGAATAA
- a CDS encoding DUF6528 family protein, with translation MKKIYAIFILFFVLCACATGQKKNEIVVCGDDKVWIVNVDNSEGKNLDIVWKWNAQESNIPDDFKKYFQGMDECKTAKNGDWLLTSSSAGGAAIIERSSEKCLFYARVPAAHSIELLPDNRVVVALSHNEEGDCIQLFDINHPNQVLFQDSLFWGHGVIWMENRQLLYALGFNELKAYSLKNWKSEQPTLQMEKVWKLPTDDGHDLIRISENELGFTTSSGTYVIDLDTEKIVSFQPLEGKKFIKSFNYNKENGILSYTQAEIEWWTHNIYLENPKKTLTIDSINLYKVRPVIYE, from the coding sequence ATGAAAAAGATATATGCAATATTTATACTTTTTTTTGTCTTGTGCGCATGTGCTACCGGACAAAAAAAGAACGAAATTGTTGTCTGTGGTGACGACAAAGTATGGATTGTCAATGTAGATAACTCAGAGGGAAAAAATTTAGATATCGTATGGAAATGGAATGCACAAGAGTCTAATATCCCTGACGATTTCAAAAAATACTTTCAAGGAATGGATGAATGCAAAACTGCAAAAAATGGTGACTGGTTACTTACATCTTCTTCGGCTGGAGGAGCAGCAATTATTGAGCGTTCATCTGAAAAATGCTTGTTTTATGCAAGAGTTCCAGCCGCACATTCCATAGAGCTACTTCCTGATAATCGGGTAGTGGTAGCATTATCACATAATGAAGAAGGAGACTGTATACAATTATTTGACATCAACCACCCTAACCAAGTTCTTTTTCAGGATAGTCTTTTTTGGGGGCATGGAGTAATCTGGATGGAAAACCGTCAATTGTTATACGCACTCGGCTTTAATGAATTAAAAGCTTATTCCCTAAAGAATTGGAAAAGTGAACAACCAACATTACAGATGGAAAAAGTATGGAAACTGCCAACAGACGACGGACACGATTTGATTCGCATTTCAGAAAATGAATTGGGATTTACAACATCGTCCGGAACTTATGTAATTGATTTGGACACGGAAAAAATTGTTTCATTTCAACCTTTAGAAGGGAAAAAATTCATCAAGTCATTTAATTATAACAAGGAAAATGGAATTTTGAGTTATACACAAGCCGAAATCGAATGGTGGACTCACAATATTTATCTGGAGAATCCAAAGAAAACGTTAACTATAGACAGCATCAATCTGTATAAGGTTCGTCCAGTTATCTATGAATAA
- a CDS encoding DUF6528 family protein translates to MKKWNLLLVLALLFVACKDEYDVNLDELYGTTSGSSSKVDKEIITCGDSKVMIVNIGKASMTTVPYEWEWDSKTADDLSATLKGRLLGMDECKVVNEGNDQLVLLTSSGGAALILSRKTKKCLFTAVDAPGAHSIELLPNNRVVVALSGDAGGFQVYDRDASNKVIFKEDQKGGHGVIWMENQQLLYALGYDKLLAYELKDWNTSTPSFVKKQEWNLPLGGTEQIPDGHDLIRISDHELGFTTAYNVYVLDTNTGTISEFEPMKGRKFIKSFNYDKESGYLVYTYADIEWWTHNIHIQNPNKTITISNVNLYKVRTVPERE, encoded by the coding sequence ATGAAAAAATGGAATTTATTACTTGTATTGGCTTTACTTTTTGTTGCATGTAAAGATGAATACGATGTCAATTTAGATGAGCTTTATGGCACTACCTCCGGCTCATCTTCTAAAGTAGATAAAGAAATCATTACATGTGGAGACTCAAAAGTCATGATTGTCAATATAGGCAAAGCCTCTATGACCACAGTACCATATGAGTGGGAATGGGATTCGAAAACAGCCGATGACCTTTCTGCAACATTGAAAGGACGTTTATTGGGAATGGATGAATGCAAAGTCGTAAATGAAGGAAACGACCAACTTGTCTTGCTAACATCTTCGGGAGGAGCAGCTCTTATTCTTTCTCGTAAAACCAAAAAATGTTTATTCACTGCTGTGGATGCTCCAGGAGCACACTCTATTGAATTGCTGCCCAACAATCGAGTCGTAGTGGCCCTCTCTGGTGACGCAGGCGGCTTTCAGGTATATGACAGGGACGCTTCTAACAAAGTTATCTTTAAAGAAGATCAAAAAGGCGGACATGGTGTCATTTGGATGGAAAATCAGCAACTTTTATATGCATTAGGATATGATAAATTACTCGCTTATGAACTAAAAGATTGGAATACATCAACGCCCTCATTTGTGAAGAAGCAAGAATGGAATCTACCTTTAGGTGGGACAGAGCAAATACCGGATGGACATGATTTAATTCGCATTTCAGATCATGAATTAGGATTCACAACAGCTTATAACGTATATGTACTCGATACAAATACAGGAACTATCTCTGAATTCGAACCTATGAAAGGTCGCAAATTTATCAAATCCTTCAATTACGATAAAGAAAGCGGATACTTAGTTTATACTTATGCAGATATTGAGTGGTGGACACATAATATTCACATCCAAAATCCCAACAAAACAATCACCATCAGTAATGTAAATCTTTATAAAGTGAGAACAGTACCTGAAAGGGAATAA